In the genome of Carnobacterium pleistocenium FTR1, one region contains:
- a CDS encoding RluA family pseudouridine synthase produces the protein MAKKVTYTPKKNTNNQLYTVTEPMELLPFLLSILPHTSRNSVKSILTRGQVTVDGKLIKKHNQPLLPGQIIAIQSNKAAIKETALVGMTIMYEDDAIIVIDKEAGLLSIAAKFAQELTAHRQLINYVKQEDHNNRIYVVHRLDRDTSGVMVFAKTEQIKQEMQENWREIVKERIYTVLVEGVVTEEEGTIKNWLTESKAMKVHSATYDNGGKLAITHYKKIRNNEDFTLLEAHLETGRKNQIRVHMETLGHPVAGDKKYGATSNPLKRLGLHATTLALIHPTSKELVRFHSKVPKVFLLHSK, from the coding sequence ATGGCTAAAAAAGTAACCTATACACCTAAAAAAAATACCAACAATCAACTCTATACAGTGACTGAACCAATGGAATTATTGCCTTTTTTATTAAGCATCCTGCCACATACCAGTCGTAATTCAGTGAAATCGATTTTAACAAGAGGTCAAGTGACCGTTGATGGAAAATTGATCAAAAAACACAATCAACCTTTACTGCCAGGTCAAATAATCGCGATTCAATCCAATAAAGCAGCAATCAAAGAAACAGCCTTAGTCGGGATGACCATCATGTATGAAGATGATGCCATTATTGTGATCGATAAAGAAGCTGGATTATTGTCGATTGCGGCTAAATTTGCCCAAGAATTAACGGCACACCGTCAATTGATCAATTATGTCAAACAAGAAGATCACAACAATCGAATCTATGTGGTCCATCGTTTGGACCGAGATACTTCTGGTGTAATGGTTTTCGCAAAAACGGAACAGATCAAACAAGAAATGCAAGAAAATTGGCGCGAAATTGTTAAAGAACGGATCTATACCGTGCTAGTTGAAGGTGTAGTTACTGAAGAAGAAGGCACGATCAAAAACTGGTTAACTGAAAGCAAAGCGATGAAAGTTCATTCTGCTACGTATGATAACGGCGGAAAATTGGCTATTACACATTATAAAAAAATACGTAACAACGAGGACTTTACTTTGTTGGAAGCGCACTTAGAAACCGGTCGTAAAAACCAAATTCGAGTGCATATGGAGACCCTTGGTCATCCCGTTGCAGGCGATAAAAAATATGGTGCAACATCTAATCCCTTAAAACGTTTAGGTTTGCACGCGACTACTTTAGCTTTGATACACCCGACTAGCAAAGAATTGGTCCGGTTCCATTCTAAAGTACCAAAAGTATTCTTGCTGCATTCAAAATAA
- a CDS encoding ABC transporter ATP-binding protein, which yields MIQVKELTKNFGRKKVLKGISFTANKGEITCIIGINGVGKTTILNAIMNLTPIDSGEILIDGEKISKDSYDKITFIPDTMTMLPEFRIEQAMAFMKDFYESWNQKRADELMGFFKLAKEDKISSLSKGNTAKVNLLLGLALDVDYLLMDEPFSGIDIFSREQITKVFTSHLMEERGVIITTHEINDIEHLIDKVVLIDEGVVLREFNAEQVREEEGKSVVDVMREVFQP from the coding sequence ATGATTCAAGTAAAAGAATTAACCAAAAATTTTGGCCGGAAAAAGGTTTTAAAGGGCATCTCATTTACCGCTAATAAGGGCGAAATCACCTGTATTATTGGGATCAATGGTGTAGGAAAAACGACGATATTGAATGCAATCATGAACTTGACCCCAATAGATAGTGGGGAAATTCTGATTGATGGAGAAAAAATCAGTAAAGACAGTTATGATAAAATCACCTTTATTCCAGATACGATGACAATGCTGCCAGAATTCAGAATTGAACAGGCGATGGCATTTATGAAAGATTTTTATGAATCATGGAATCAGAAGCGAGCAGATGAATTAATGGGATTTTTTAAATTAGCTAAAGAAGATAAAATTTCTTCGCTTTCTAAGGGAAATACAGCTAAGGTGAATTTATTGTTGGGGCTAGCACTAGATGTCGACTACCTTTTAATGGATGAACCTTTTTCGGGTATTGATATTTTCAGTCGAGAACAAATCACAAAAGTATTTACCAGTCATTTGATGGAAGAGCGTGGTGTCATTATTACGACCCATGAAATCAATGATATTGAGCATTTGATTGATAAAGTCGTACTGATCGATGAGGGAGTTGTATTGCGGGAATTTAATGCAGAGCAAGTCCGCGAAGAGGAAGGAAAATCGGTCGTCGACGTTATGAGAGAGGTGTTCCAGCCATGA
- a CDS encoding serine hydrolase, producing MKRRKLKKNIKIVLVLISFLVVAIILWTTTVKKEQEIAEANAVSEKLEMDARKVVEEERIEKEEVEERNAITKARQTLIDETEALNTDRSGNVGLVLLNQSTDEQIEVNAGTTFTSASLYKLYVTYAILTEVDKGNLSLDTLINEQTAATIDHYLRKTITLSKNKTAIALANLLGWDVIEKFVQENGFSETTFNTSNENGIAVRGPLQTTPGNVADLLNRLMDGTLLSKSSTDYFMGLLADQQLDYALSTGLSDDVSFAHKTGILDSVSHDAGIITDSDGEEYIAVVMSDGWTNATEEAKPIFIETGQSIMDYLSAQ from the coding sequence ATGAAAAGAAGAAAATTAAAAAAGAACATTAAAATTGTACTCGTACTTATCAGTTTTTTAGTCGTAGCTATTATATTGTGGACCACCACCGTTAAAAAAGAACAGGAAATAGCAGAAGCAAATGCAGTGAGTGAAAAACTTGAAATGGATGCTAGAAAAGTTGTGGAAGAAGAAAGAATAGAAAAAGAAGAGGTAGAAGAAAGGAATGCAATCACTAAAGCAAGACAAACCTTAATTGATGAAACTGAGGCTCTGAATACCGATCGTTCAGGTAATGTTGGATTGGTTTTGCTTAATCAATCAACGGATGAACAGATTGAAGTAAATGCGGGGACTACTTTTACGAGTGCCAGTTTATATAAGTTGTATGTTACATACGCAATATTAACAGAAGTAGATAAAGGGAACCTATCACTGGACACACTCATCAATGAACAAACAGCGGCTACTATTGATCATTATTTAAGAAAGACTATAACATTGTCTAAAAATAAAACGGCCATTGCACTTGCAAATTTACTCGGCTGGGATGTAATAGAAAAGTTTGTCCAAGAGAATGGCTTTTCTGAAACAACTTTTAATACGTCTAATGAAAACGGGATTGCTGTAAGAGGACCGCTTCAAACGACACCTGGGAATGTGGCTGATTTGCTGAATCGTCTAATGGACGGTACCTTGTTGTCAAAATCATCTACGGACTATTTTATGGGTCTCCTGGCTGATCAACAGTTAGATTATGCTCTCAGTACCGGATTATCCGATGATGTCAGTTTCGCGCACAAAACAGGCATTTTAGACAGCGTATCGCATGATGCAGGTATCATTACCGACTCAGATGGAGAAGAGTATATAGCTGTTGTCATGAGCGATGGCTGGACCAATGCAACGGAAGAAGCCAAACCCATTTTTATTGAAACAGGTCAATCGATCATGGATTACTTGTCTGCACAATAA
- a CDS encoding glycosyltransferase family 4 protein produces MKILHINAGLEDGGGKNHILSLLSQFDPTTAELLVMEDGIIADEAKKLGIHVHTLEQRSRYDLTILKRLAQFITDQSFDIVHTHGARANFLFSLIRKKVAVQWLITVHSDPTLDFMDRGIKGRLFTTFNLASLKKADHLIVVTDSLVQPLLELGISQKKITIIYNGIQFEPNLLNIKPKNDSFTLTCVARLHPIKGHALLLDSLHAANFTDFTLNLVGDGDLKPALEKKVQTLKMQEHVHFLGYLNKPQVEETIAHSDITILASYNEGFPMVLLESANQKVPFIATAVGDIALLVPDESYGWCVPAKSVESLTDALNEAYTAWQDNTLALKGEQLYQLASEQFSLEQFYQRTLTLYKTLAHS; encoded by the coding sequence ATGAAAATTTTACACATCAATGCCGGTTTAGAAGATGGCGGCGGAAAAAATCATATTCTTTCGCTGCTTTCACAATTTGATCCAACAACAGCTGAGCTTCTGGTAATGGAAGACGGCATTATTGCGGACGAAGCTAAAAAATTAGGAATCCATGTACATACGCTTGAGCAACGTTCGCGCTATGATCTCACAATATTGAAGCGTTTGGCTCAGTTCATCACTGACCAATCGTTCGATATCGTGCATACACATGGAGCACGTGCAAATTTTCTCTTCTCGCTGATTCGTAAAAAAGTCGCTGTCCAGTGGCTGATTACCGTTCATAGCGACCCCACACTTGATTTTATGGACAGAGGCATCAAAGGCCGTTTGTTCACGACTTTCAATTTAGCCAGTTTAAAAAAAGCGGATCATTTAATCGTGGTAACCGATAGTTTGGTGCAGCCCCTACTTGAATTAGGCATCAGCCAGAAAAAAATAACGATTATTTATAATGGCATCCAGTTTGAACCAAATCTGCTCAACATAAAGCCTAAAAATGACTCATTCACCTTGACGTGCGTTGCTCGGTTGCATCCAATCAAAGGACATGCTCTTTTGCTAGATAGTCTGCACGCTGCTAACTTTACCGACTTCACTTTAAACTTGGTCGGAGATGGCGACTTAAAGCCTGCGCTTGAAAAAAAAGTGCAAACTTTAAAGATGCAAGAACACGTTCATTTTTTAGGTTATTTGAACAAACCACAAGTGGAAGAAACGATTGCCCATTCAGATATCACTATTTTAGCATCGTATAACGAAGGTTTTCCGATGGTATTACTAGAATCAGCCAATCAAAAAGTTCCTTTTATCGCTACAGCTGTTGGCGATATTGCCCTCTTAGTACCCGATGAGAGCTACGGTTGGTGTGTTCCTGCTAAATCTGTTGAATCGCTAACAGACGCGCTTAATGAAGCCTATACAGCATGGCAAGATAACACTTTAGCACTTAAAGGTGAACAGCTTTATCAATTGGCTTCAGAACAGTTTTCGCTTGAGCAATTTTATCAACGAACGCTGACTCTTTATAAAACATTAGCCCATTCTTAG
- the map gene encoding type I methionyl aminopeptidase — MITLKSQREIEAMDESGALLANVHVALRDIIKPGITSWEINEFAHKYIEDHGAIAEQIGFEGYEYATCVSINDEICHGFPSKKKVLKNGDLIKVDMVVNLKGAMSDSCWSYIVGEGTPETEKLMDVTKKALYLGIEQAQVGNRIGDIGHAIQTFVEKEGFSVVREFIGHGIGPTMHEAPSVPHYGEAGKGLRLKEGMVITIEPMVNTGTWKSKMDGNGWTARTKDGGISCQFEHTLAITKDGPRILTEQKN; from the coding sequence TTGATTACACTAAAATCACAACGTGAAATTGAGGCAATGGATGAATCAGGTGCTTTATTAGCAAATGTCCATGTTGCTTTAAGAGATATTATTAAACCAGGTATCACGAGCTGGGAAATCAATGAATTTGCACACAAATACATTGAAGACCATGGAGCTATCGCAGAACAAATCGGTTTTGAAGGATACGAATACGCTACTTGCGTCAGTATCAACGATGAAATTTGTCATGGCTTCCCAAGTAAGAAAAAAGTTTTGAAAAATGGCGACTTGATAAAAGTCGATATGGTCGTTAACTTGAAAGGCGCTATGTCTGACTCTTGTTGGAGCTACATTGTTGGTGAAGGTACTCCTGAAACAGAAAAATTGATGGATGTCACTAAGAAAGCTCTTTACCTAGGGATCGAACAAGCGCAAGTTGGCAACCGTATTGGCGATATCGGTCATGCTATCCAAACATTTGTCGAAAAAGAAGGCTTTTCAGTTGTTCGCGAATTTATTGGACACGGCATTGGACCCACGATGCATGAAGCTCCATCCGTTCCTCATTATGGTGAAGCCGGTAAAGGTCTTCGCTTGAAAGAAGGCATGGTGATCACGATTGAACCAATGGTCAATACCGGAACATGGAAATCTAAAATGGATGGCAACGGTTGGACAGCCCGCACAAAAGATGGCGGCATCAGCTGCCAATTTGAACACACACTAGCCATCACTAAAGACGGTCCAAGAATCTTGACAGAACAAAAAAACTAA
- a CDS encoding WecB/TagA/CpsF family glycosyltransferase gives MEQKKVSVLGVPFDNKTKETFLEELMERVEHNQKSFVVTANPEIVMYAKRNPAYMSLITKADYIIADGIGIIKGSKILGTPIIERVAGYDLMLALLEEANRKGSRIYLLGAKEDVLQRTVAKVQTFYPSINLVGSRNGYFDLSDASIIESVQATQPDMVFVAIGYPRQEQWIQSYLATASKGLLMGVGGSFDVLSGKAKRAPKIFIQLNSEWLYRLIKQPLRLKRMMALPQFLREVKNEKKQVYKK, from the coding sequence ATGGAGCAAAAAAAAGTATCGGTATTAGGAGTGCCTTTTGACAATAAAACAAAAGAGACATTCCTTGAAGAATTAATGGAGCGAGTCGAACACAATCAAAAATCCTTTGTGGTTACAGCCAATCCAGAAATCGTCATGTATGCAAAAAGGAATCCTGCTTATATGTCACTTATAACTAAAGCAGACTATATAATTGCTGACGGGATCGGCATTATAAAAGGATCGAAAATATTAGGAACGCCAATTATCGAACGGGTCGCAGGTTATGACCTCATGTTGGCTTTGCTTGAAGAAGCTAATCGTAAAGGCAGCCGGATTTATTTATTGGGTGCAAAAGAAGATGTGTTGCAACGAACGGTGGCTAAAGTTCAAACGTTTTATCCTTCAATCAATCTTGTTGGCTCAAGGAACGGCTATTTTGATTTGTCTGACGCTTCAATCATTGAATCGGTTCAAGCAACACAACCCGACATGGTCTTTGTTGCTATCGGTTATCCGAGACAGGAACAATGGATCCAGAGCTATTTAGCTACTGCTTCAAAAGGCTTGTTAATGGGTGTAGGCGGAAGTTTTGATGTGCTTTCCGGAAAAGCAAAGCGGGCCCCAAAAATCTTCATACAATTAAATAGTGAATGGTTGTATCGTTTGATCAAACAGCCGCTTAGATTAAAACGGATGATGGCCCTGCCACAATTTTTAAGAGAAGTAAAAAATGAAAAAAAACAAGTCTACAAAAAATAG
- a CDS encoding YihY/virulence factor BrkB family protein has protein sequence MSENSQLGKTELKKKEIKKFGTILIQKYREAEVWNSGAIISYYFLLSVFPVIVVIGNVLPYLRLDATELLPYIENAVPNYFFAQVEELLKSWFTRSSGGILSIAAIGALWSASRGMTAMQVSMNKAYGAEPRRNVVIIRLFSLILTTLMIFSIMALVIVFGFGQLILEYISPIIDLPVTISETFQSLRWPVTMIVLFIIFCVLYFFVPHAKIAFKSVLPGAAFSTIGWMLVSQGFAVYVEYFAVGAQSYGTIGTFMIMLIWLQVIGALMTAGAVINAAIEVYQTGTLNEADPSRIENYIRAKVKIIFGK, from the coding sequence ATGTCAGAAAATAGTCAATTGGGTAAGACAGAGTTAAAGAAAAAAGAAATAAAAAAATTCGGCACTATTTTGATTCAAAAATACCGCGAAGCTGAAGTTTGGAATTCAGGAGCGATTATTAGTTATTATTTCTTATTATCCGTTTTCCCGGTTATTGTTGTGATTGGAAACGTATTGCCGTACTTGCGCTTAGATGCTACAGAATTATTGCCGTACATTGAAAATGCTGTACCAAACTATTTTTTTGCTCAAGTAGAAGAGTTGTTAAAGAGTTGGTTTACACGTAGTAGTGGAGGGATTTTGTCTATTGCGGCGATTGGAGCTTTATGGTCAGCTAGTCGAGGAATGACCGCAATGCAAGTGAGCATGAATAAAGCCTATGGTGCAGAACCTAGAAGAAATGTCGTAATCATTAGATTATTTTCGCTGATCTTAACGACCTTGATGATCTTTAGTATCATGGCACTCGTCATTGTTTTTGGATTTGGACAATTGATATTAGAATACATTAGCCCAATCATTGACTTACCTGTAACAATCAGTGAGACCTTTCAAAGCTTGAGATGGCCAGTAACTATGATTGTACTGTTCATCATTTTTTGTGTGTTGTACTTTTTTGTCCCGCATGCAAAAATCGCGTTTAAAAGCGTTCTGCCTGGAGCGGCGTTTTCAACGATTGGCTGGATGTTGGTTTCTCAAGGTTTTGCTGTATACGTTGAATATTTCGCTGTTGGTGCCCAAAGTTATGGAACGATTGGAACGTTCATGATTATGTTGATTTGGTTACAAGTCATTGGGGCGTTAATGACTGCGGGTGCAGTGATCAATGCTGCAATAGAAGTGTATCAAACAGGTACACTCAATGAGGCTGATCCATCACGGATTGAAAATTATATCCGTGCTAAAGTGAAAATTATTTTTGGGAAATAA
- a CDS encoding GntR family transcriptional regulator has product MNVNFNKRDPLYEQVVRHFKEEIAAGTLAPGQEVPSRRELANQLKINPNTAQRAYKKMEEQGLISTKSNSPSKITEDQTVLGAIQTELLEEAIFSFISAIRPIRVPLDKVIGLIKKTYASGEVSEKGE; this is encoded by the coding sequence ATGAATGTAAACTTCAATAAACGAGATCCCCTTTATGAACAAGTCGTACGTCACTTTAAAGAAGAAATTGCAGCGGGAACATTAGCTCCTGGTCAAGAAGTTCCATCTAGACGAGAACTGGCTAATCAATTAAAAATCAACCCGAACACTGCTCAACGAGCATATAAGAAAATGGAAGAACAAGGCTTGATTTCTACTAAAAGTAATTCACCCAGTAAAATAACAGAAGATCAAACTGTTTTGGGTGCTATTCAAACTGAACTATTAGAAGAAGCGATTTTCTCCTTTATCTCTGCTATCCGTCCGATTCGGGTACCGCTTGATAAAGTGATTGGATTGATCAAAAAGACATACGCTAGTGGAGAAGTGAGCGAAAAGGGGGAGTGA
- a CDS encoding aminopeptidase, producing the protein MVLPNFEENLQKYAHLLVKSGVNVTKGHTVVLQIDVDQAPLARLITKEAYALGATEVIVKWADDIVNREQFIGTPQERLTAIPQYKIDESLDQLAKGASRISVRSSDPDALSGVDSDKIAAYQSAAGKALSEQRKATQANKVSWTVAAAAGAKWAAKVFPTLATEEEQIDALWDAIFKAVSLYDADPVASWAKKDITLNEKAEELNKEQFTALHYTAPGTDLIVGLPEGHLWEGAGSDNVRGERFMANMPTEEVFTAPDANRVDGVVRSTKPLSYAGNTILDMAFTFKDGKVVNVTAEQGEAVLKNLIATDEGAAHLGEVALVPDPSPISQSGIVFYNTLFDENASNHLALGSAYAFSLIGGTEMSEEELQAAGLNRSTVHVDFMIGSDKMDVDGIRKDGSTVPVFRNGDWA; encoded by the coding sequence ATGGTATTACCAAACTTTGAAGAAAATTTACAAAAATACGCTCATTTATTAGTTAAATCAGGTGTAAATGTTACAAAAGGACACACAGTCGTCTTACAAATCGATGTCGATCAAGCACCTTTGGCTCGTTTGATCACAAAAGAAGCTTATGCCTTAGGCGCAACAGAAGTCATTGTGAAATGGGCCGACGATATCGTGAACCGTGAACAATTTATCGGCACACCTCAAGAACGTTTAACCGCTATTCCTCAATACAAGATTGATGAATCCTTAGACCAACTAGCTAAAGGTGCAAGCCGCATCAGCGTTCGTTCTTCTGATCCTGATGCATTATCTGGCGTAGATAGCGATAAGATTGCTGCTTATCAATCGGCTGCTGGTAAAGCACTAAGCGAACAACGTAAAGCTACTCAAGCGAACAAAGTCAGTTGGACGGTTGCCGCAGCAGCTGGTGCTAAATGGGCTGCAAAAGTATTCCCAACTTTAGCTACTGAAGAAGAACAAATTGATGCGTTATGGGATGCGATCTTTAAAGCAGTCAGCCTTTACGATGCTGATCCTGTTGCATCTTGGGCTAAAAAAGATATTACTTTAAACGAAAAAGCTGAAGAATTAAATAAAGAACAATTTACAGCCTTGCACTATACAGCTCCTGGTACAGATTTAATCGTTGGTTTACCTGAAGGTCACCTATGGGAAGGTGCTGGTAGCGACAACGTACGTGGCGAACGTTTCATGGCAAATATGCCAACTGAAGAAGTATTCACTGCTCCTGACGCAAATCGCGTTGACGGGGTAGTTCGCAGTACTAAACCGTTAAGCTACGCAGGAAATACCATTTTAGATATGGCATTTACCTTTAAAGACGGAAAAGTCGTGAATGTCACAGCTGAACAAGGCGAAGCTGTCTTGAAGAACTTAATTGCTACCGATGAAGGAGCTGCACATTTAGGTGAAGTAGCATTGGTTCCAGACCCTTCTCCTATCTCTCAATCCGGCATTGTGTTCTACAATACGTTATTTGACGAGAATGCTTCAAACCACTTGGCTCTAGGTTCTGCTTATGCTTTCAGCTTGATTGGTGGAACAGAAATGTCTGAAGAAGAATTACAAGCAGCTGGTTTAAACCGCTCAACGGTCCATGTCGACTTCATGATTGGTTCTGACAAAATGGATGTCGATGGTATCCGCAAAGACGGCAGCACTGTTCCCGTATTCCGTAATGGTGATTGGGCTTAA
- a CDS encoding acyltransferase translates to MKERVIYADILRVGATFLVIAIHIISRDFDLYAIDSYQWQTLNVFDSFARMSVPLFFMMSGIFFLDPKKAFSIRKFYKKNVFRLITSFIFWSALYAVIFTWNEYRTFDSEVWGVMVEAFKEGHFHLWFLFRMIEIYVMIPFLRKIAEDKKMILYLIAFCFYIGFILPSYHEFPVSSTVTFAERGINLDITFGYVGYFFAGYYLAHYDLSKWVKRAIYLLGLAGLTSTIVITSLESLKQGEHYDLPYQYLTPNVFLMSIAAFLLAKEKLHPKTVSAKFKQILLELSAYSFGIYLVHVLIIFLLWETGITSLFSSPILSIPILTIVVFGISYICVKAIALLPFFKRFIL, encoded by the coding sequence ATGAAAGAGAGAGTTATTTACGCTGATATTCTACGGGTAGGAGCCACTTTTTTGGTGATCGCCATTCATATTATCTCACGTGATTTTGACTTGTATGCAATCGATTCCTACCAATGGCAGACATTGAATGTCTTCGATAGTTTTGCTCGTATGAGCGTACCGCTGTTTTTTATGATGAGCGGAATCTTTTTTTTAGATCCGAAAAAAGCTTTCTCCATTAGAAAATTCTACAAGAAGAATGTTTTTCGACTAATAACGTCGTTTATTTTTTGGTCAGCTTTATACGCTGTCATTTTCACTTGGAATGAATACCGCACCTTCGACTCAGAAGTCTGGGGAGTAATGGTTGAAGCCTTCAAAGAGGGACATTTTCATTTGTGGTTTCTTTTTCGAATGATTGAAATTTATGTCATGATCCCTTTTTTACGAAAAATCGCTGAAGACAAAAAAATGATTCTTTATCTGATTGCTTTTTGCTTTTATATTGGCTTTATTCTACCGTCTTACCATGAATTCCCCGTCAGCTCGACGGTGACCTTTGCTGAAAGAGGCATTAACTTGGATATCACCTTTGGTTATGTCGGCTATTTCTTTGCGGGTTATTACCTGGCACATTATGATTTAAGCAAATGGGTGAAACGAGCGATTTATCTATTAGGATTAGCTGGGTTGACCAGTACTATTGTAATAACAAGTTTAGAATCGCTAAAGCAGGGAGAGCACTATGATCTTCCTTATCAATACTTGACACCAAATGTGTTCTTAATGAGTATAGCCGCTTTTTTATTGGCAAAAGAAAAATTGCATCCAAAGACTGTTTCGGCTAAATTTAAACAGATACTGTTAGAACTCTCTGCTTATTCATTTGGAATTTATTTAGTCCATGTGTTGATTATCTTCCTTTTATGGGAGACAGGGATAACTAGCTTGTTTAGTAGTCCCATTCTCTCCATACCAATTTTAACGATAGTCGTTTTTGGTATCAGCTACATCTGTGTTAAAGCAATCGCTTTGTTACCCTTTTTCAAACGGTTTATTCTATAA
- a CDS encoding flavodoxin, translating into MVKALIVFASLTGNTEECAEIVAEALKKLDVDVEVVESMQAEPEDFLAVDICLIGTYTYGNDANLPDEFVDFYEELSEIDLTGKVYGAFGSGDHFYDKFCQSVDDFADQLASIGAIKGAESVKVDLDANEEDTKDLEAFAKALVDKVATLS; encoded by the coding sequence ATGGTAAAAGCTTTGATTGTCTTTGCAAGTTTAACCGGTAACACAGAAGAATGCGCTGAAATTGTAGCCGAAGCGTTAAAAAAATTAGACGTCGATGTTGAAGTGGTTGAAAGCATGCAAGCTGAACCTGAAGACTTTTTAGCGGTCGATATTTGCCTCATCGGTACGTATACGTATGGAAACGATGCTAATTTACCAGATGAATTTGTCGATTTCTATGAAGAACTAAGTGAGATCGATTTAACTGGAAAAGTTTATGGTGCCTTCGGTTCGGGAGATCATTTCTATGATAAGTTTTGCCAATCCGTAGATGATTTTGCGGATCAATTAGCTTCGATTGGTGCTATAAAAGGTGCCGAAAGCGTCAAAGTCGATTTAGATGCCAATGAAGAAGATACGAAAGATTTAGAAGCCTTCGCAAAAGCTTTAGTAGACAAAGTAGCGACTTTATCTTAA
- a CDS encoding TetR/AcrR family transcriptional regulator encodes MLQEEVVDIRIMRSKKAISEALIALIKEKDFKTITITDIVNKAGVNRGTFYKHYAYKDDIITEIQDDCLEKFADVLKNSYSEICYSTLSTVPLSDALFTFAYDYRNFFHFAIHSAGFLNFQLQFSAILKKFLIVNLFPTALYSLESQDFLGAYIANGIYGYLVEWDEKEYDSSPAEMAQKLTNIFILDRNIFSLPVAELLTDEENVE; translated from the coding sequence ATGTTGCAAGAAGAAGTAGTCGATATCCGAATTATGCGTAGTAAGAAAGCTATATCAGAAGCTCTTATTGCATTAATTAAAGAAAAGGATTTTAAAACCATCACGATCACAGATATCGTCAATAAAGCTGGAGTTAACCGTGGAACTTTCTACAAACATTATGCGTATAAAGACGACATTATCACAGAAATACAAGATGACTGTTTAGAGAAGTTTGCTGATGTGCTGAAAAACAGCTACAGTGAAATTTGCTATTCTACTTTGAGCACAGTTCCCTTATCGGATGCTCTTTTTACATTTGCTTATGATTATCGTAATTTTTTTCATTTCGCCATCCATTCTGCTGGTTTCTTAAACTTTCAATTACAATTTTCTGCTATATTAAAAAAATTCTTAATAGTTAACTTATTTCCAACTGCCCTTTACTCGCTAGAATCACAAGATTTTCTTGGTGCTTATATTGCGAATGGGATATATGGTTACCTAGTGGAATGGGATGAAAAAGAGTATGATTCTTCCCCTGCTGAGATGGCTCAAAAGTTGACCAACATTTTCATTTTGGATCGCAACATTTTTAGTTTGCCAGTTGCTGAACTCTTAACAGATGAGGAAAACGTTGAGTAG
- a CDS encoding TetR/AcrR family transcriptional regulator, with amino-acid sequence MARKKTILKSQILETAYQVVKKEGFEGFTARNIAKTMDCSTQPIYLEFKSMDDLKHELMVKIRAYIDETIYKKERTEEPMLNMCLNYVYFAKEEPVFFKALFFESQLDTEQMHIISYDQMMKLFEQYDGTKELTKAGKIKIFKNIWITVHGTAVLVAQGFLKFHEKDVTDYIKQALEQSVPEYKN; translated from the coding sequence ATGGCTAGAAAAAAGACAATTTTAAAATCACAAATTCTGGAAACGGCATACCAAGTTGTTAAAAAAGAAGGATTTGAAGGTTTTACAGCACGTAACATTGCTAAAACAATGGATTGCTCAACCCAGCCCATTTATTTAGAATTCAAAAGCATGGATGATTTAAAGCATGAACTGATGGTGAAGATAAGAGCCTATATTGATGAAACCATTTATAAAAAAGAACGGACAGAAGAACCGATGCTCAACATGTGTTTGAATTATGTCTATTTTGCCAAAGAGGAACCCGTCTTTTTTAAAGCACTTTTCTTCGAGTCACAACTGGATACAGAACAAATGCATATCATTTCATATGATCAAATGATGAAGCTATTCGAGCAATATGATGGAACGAAAGAGTTAACAAAAGCTGGAAAAATCAAAATTTTTAAAAATATCTGGATCACGGTCCATGGTACTGCAGTATTAGTAGCCCAAGGGTTTTTGAAGTTTCATGAAAAAGATGTTACGGATTATATTAAACAAGCCTTAGAGCAATCAGTACCGGAGTACAAAAATTAA